A genome region from Manihot esculenta cultivar AM560-2 chromosome 5, M.esculenta_v8, whole genome shotgun sequence includes the following:
- the LOC110615310 gene encoding WD repeat-containing protein 44 isoform X2, giving the protein MESFSEEEDQFFEAREDIRSVSDSSSDCPENLDSDCGVVDSLPISTNYEVWIKSLGSIHERRNKFLRWMGLNFDETTRDDPGNPSSQETEVQTDRMTEHGGAVLRSSNFDDRFSSSHSSMSCCSSDTLDLLDGVLEENFMYRIRNLDDGTEFIVDEDGLSGRIRQVGSNRFLTVAEFERSLGLSPLVQTVMRREAEALSKFRAARKRVKRGWLRRLGVVACVVDRQVETGGMGEDEPYSVASARAQIVRVRSYKKRVKEFSALYMRQDFPAHEGSILTMKFSPDGQYLASAGEDGIVRVWQVMELERSNEFGTLDIDPSHVYFEINNLSELVPLRADKEKKGKLKNLLTSDLACVIFPQKVFQISEKPIHEFYGHCGEILDLSWSKNKHLLSSSTDKTVRLWKLGCNQCVEVFSHNNYVTCIQFNPTDDDSFISGSIDGKVRIWAIPGCQVIDWTDVTEIVTAVCYQPDGKGIVVGSMTGNCRFYDASDNRLQLCTKVCLQGKKKSPFKRITGFQFSPSDPTRLMVTSADSKVRILSGVDVICKYRGIHNAGSQISASFTPDGTHIISASEDSNVYVWNYSSQDLPVPHSKNNWACERFFSNNASVAIPWSGITCGNSFSSNIFGTMLSFMNLGQCNDERILVHSELGESSELSLPFSSPDHFSRSQGFFSESLSKGSATWPEEKLPLSSPRISSKLCKSHYKFLKTSFQTMYGSHAWGSVIVTAGWDGRIRWFQNYGLPICI; this is encoded by the exons ATGGAAAGTTTCAGTGAAGAAGAGGATCAGTTCTTTGAAGCCCGCGAGGACATTAGATCTGTATCTGATTCGAGCTCTGATTGCCCGGAGAATTTAGATTCTGATTGTGGGGTAGTTGATTCCTTGCCTATTAGTACTAATTATGAGGTTTGGATTAAGAGCCTGGGCAGCATTCATGAACGGCGCAATAAATTTCTCAGGTGGATGGGTTTGAATTTTGATGAGACCACGAGAGATGATCCTGGTAATCCATCTTCACAGGAAACAGAAGTTCAGACTGATAGAATGACAGAACATGGTGGGGCGGTTCTAAGATCATCAAATTTTGATGATAGGTTTTCATCAAGCCATTCTTCCATGTCATGTTGTTCAAGTGATACCTTAGACTTGTTAGATGGAGTGTTGGAGGAGAATTTCATGTATAGAATTAGAAACTTGGATGATGGGACAGAGTTTATTGTGGATGAAGATGGTTTGTCTGGGAGGATACGTCAAGTGGGATCGAATCGATTCCTTACAGTGGCAGAGTTTGAGAGGAGTCTAGGATTATCCCCTCTTGTTCAGACAGTGATGCGGAGAGAAGCTGAAGCGTTGTCTAAATTTAGGGCAGCAAGAAAGCGGGTGAAGAGAGGATGGTTGAGGAGATTAGGTGTTGTTGCTTGTGTTGTTGATAGGCAAGTTGAAACTGGAGGTATGGGAGAGGATGAACCCTATTCTGTTGCAAGTGCTAGGGCTCAAATTGTCAGAGTTCGGTCATATAAGAAGCGGGTCAAGGAATTTTCTGCTCTTTATATGAGACAAGATTTTCCGGCCCATGAAGGCTCTATTTTGACAATGAAGTTCAGTCCTGATGGCCAGTACCTTGCAAGTGCTGGTGAAGATGGAATTGTGCGTGTATGGCAGGTGATGGAGTTAGAGAGATCCAATGAGTTTGGCACACTTGATATTGATCCTTCGCATGTATATTTCGAAATTAATAATCTTTCTGAATTAGTTCCTCTTCGTGCTGATAAAGAGAAAAAGGGGAAACTCAAGAATCTGCTAACATCAGACTTGGCTTGTGTTATCTTTCCTCAAAAAGTATTCCAAATATCAGAGAAACCAATCCATGAATTTTATGGGCATTGTGGAGAGATCTTGGACCTCTCCTGGTCAAAGAATAAG CATCTCCTGTCATCTTCTACGGATAAGACTGTTCGGTTGTGGAAATTGGGCTGTAATCAATGTGTGGAAGTCTTTTCCCACAATAACTATG TTACATGCATTCAGTTTAATCCCACGGATGATGATTCATTCATCAGCGGTTCCATAGATGGGAAAGTACGCATCTGGGCAATTCCTGGTTGCCAAGTTATTGACTGGACTGATGTTACAGAAATTGTTACAGCTGTTTGTTATCAACCTGATGGAAAG GGTATAGTAGTTGGCTCCATGACTGGCAATTGTCGGTTTTATGATGCTTCTG ATAATCGTCTGCAGCTGTGTACGAAAGTGTGCTTACAGGGTAAAAAGAAGTCGCCATTCAAGAGGATAACTGGCTTTCAG TTTTCCCCTAGTGACCCAACCAGATTAATGGTTACTTCTGCTGATTCAAAAGTCCGTATCCTCAGTGGGGTTGATGTGATATGCAAATATCGAG GGATACATAATGCAGGAAGTCAGATATCTGCGTCTTTTACACCAGATGGCACACACATTATTTCAGCAAGTGAGGATTCTAACGTCTATGTCTGGAACTATAGTAGCCAGGATTTGCCTGTTCCTCATTCAAAGAACAATTGGGCATGTGAGCGGTTCTTCTCAAATAATGCATCAGTTGCTATACCCTGGTCTGGAATCACGTGTGGGAATTCTTTTTCCTCAAATATATTTGGGACAATGTTGTCATTCATGAACTTGGGCCAATGCAATGATGAAAGAATTTTGGTGCATTCTGAGCTGGGTGAGAGTTCAGAATTAAGTTTGCCATTTTCTTCACCTGATCATTTCTCACGGAGCCAAGGATTTTTCTCTGAATCATTATCCAAGGGTTCTGCAACCTGGCCAGAGGAAAAGCTTCCTTTGAGCTCACCGCGAATATCATCTAAACTGTGTAAATCCCATTACAAGTTTTTGAAGACATCTTTCCAGACTATGTATGGTTCTCATGCATGGGGTTCAGTAATTGTGACAGCTGGCTGGGATGGACGGATCAGATGGTTCCAGAATTACGGATTGCCAATTTGCATCTAA
- the LOC110615310 gene encoding WD repeat-containing protein 44 isoform X3, producing MESFSEEEDQFFEAREDIRSVSDSSSDCPENLDSDCGVVDSLPISTNYEVWIKSLGSIHERRNKFLRWMGLNFDETTRDDPGNPSSQETEVQTDRMTEHGGAVLRSSNFDDRFSSSHSSMSCCSSDTLDLLDGVLEENFMYRIRNLDDGTEFIVDEDGLSGRIRQVGSNRFLTVAEFERSLGLSPLVQTVMRREAEALSKFRAARKRVKRGWLRRLGVVACVVDRQVETGGMGEDEPYSVASARAQIVRVRSYKKRVKEFSALYMRQDFPAHEGSILTMKFSPDGQYLASAGEDGIVRVWQVMELERSNEFGTLDIDPSHVYFEINNLSELVPLRADKEKKGKLKNLLTSDLACVIFPQKVFQISEKPIHEFYGHCGEILDLSWSKNKHLLSSSTDKTVRLWKLGCNQCVEVFSHNNYDNRLQLCTKVCLQGKKKSPFKRITGFQSCHFALQFSPSDPTRLMVTSADSKVRILSGVDVICKYRGIHNAGSQISASFTPDGTHIISASEDSNVYVWNYSSQDLPVPHSKNNWACERFFSNNASVAIPWSGITCGNSFSSNIFGTMLSFMNLGQCNDERILVHSELGESSELSLPFSSPDHFSRSQGFFSESLSKGSATWPEEKLPLSSPRISSKLCKSHYKFLKTSFQTMYGSHAWGSVIVTAGWDGRIRWFQNYGLPICI from the exons ATGGAAAGTTTCAGTGAAGAAGAGGATCAGTTCTTTGAAGCCCGCGAGGACATTAGATCTGTATCTGATTCGAGCTCTGATTGCCCGGAGAATTTAGATTCTGATTGTGGGGTAGTTGATTCCTTGCCTATTAGTACTAATTATGAGGTTTGGATTAAGAGCCTGGGCAGCATTCATGAACGGCGCAATAAATTTCTCAGGTGGATGGGTTTGAATTTTGATGAGACCACGAGAGATGATCCTGGTAATCCATCTTCACAGGAAACAGAAGTTCAGACTGATAGAATGACAGAACATGGTGGGGCGGTTCTAAGATCATCAAATTTTGATGATAGGTTTTCATCAAGCCATTCTTCCATGTCATGTTGTTCAAGTGATACCTTAGACTTGTTAGATGGAGTGTTGGAGGAGAATTTCATGTATAGAATTAGAAACTTGGATGATGGGACAGAGTTTATTGTGGATGAAGATGGTTTGTCTGGGAGGATACGTCAAGTGGGATCGAATCGATTCCTTACAGTGGCAGAGTTTGAGAGGAGTCTAGGATTATCCCCTCTTGTTCAGACAGTGATGCGGAGAGAAGCTGAAGCGTTGTCTAAATTTAGGGCAGCAAGAAAGCGGGTGAAGAGAGGATGGTTGAGGAGATTAGGTGTTGTTGCTTGTGTTGTTGATAGGCAAGTTGAAACTGGAGGTATGGGAGAGGATGAACCCTATTCTGTTGCAAGTGCTAGGGCTCAAATTGTCAGAGTTCGGTCATATAAGAAGCGGGTCAAGGAATTTTCTGCTCTTTATATGAGACAAGATTTTCCGGCCCATGAAGGCTCTATTTTGACAATGAAGTTCAGTCCTGATGGCCAGTACCTTGCAAGTGCTGGTGAAGATGGAATTGTGCGTGTATGGCAGGTGATGGAGTTAGAGAGATCCAATGAGTTTGGCACACTTGATATTGATCCTTCGCATGTATATTTCGAAATTAATAATCTTTCTGAATTAGTTCCTCTTCGTGCTGATAAAGAGAAAAAGGGGAAACTCAAGAATCTGCTAACATCAGACTTGGCTTGTGTTATCTTTCCTCAAAAAGTATTCCAAATATCAGAGAAACCAATCCATGAATTTTATGGGCATTGTGGAGAGATCTTGGACCTCTCCTGGTCAAAGAATAAG CATCTCCTGTCATCTTCTACGGATAAGACTGTTCGGTTGTGGAAATTGGGCTGTAATCAATGTGTGGAAGTCTTTTCCCACAATAACTATG ATAATCGTCTGCAGCTGTGTACGAAAGTGTGCTTACAGGGTAAAAAGAAGTCGCCATTCAAGAGGATAACTGGCTTTCAG AGTTGCCATTTTGCCCTGCAGTTTTCCCCTAGTGACCCAACCAGATTAATGGTTACTTCTGCTGATTCAAAAGTCCGTATCCTCAGTGGGGTTGATGTGATATGCAAATATCGAG GGATACATAATGCAGGAAGTCAGATATCTGCGTCTTTTACACCAGATGGCACACACATTATTTCAGCAAGTGAGGATTCTAACGTCTATGTCTGGAACTATAGTAGCCAGGATTTGCCTGTTCCTCATTCAAAGAACAATTGGGCATGTGAGCGGTTCTTCTCAAATAATGCATCAGTTGCTATACCCTGGTCTGGAATCACGTGTGGGAATTCTTTTTCCTCAAATATATTTGGGACAATGTTGTCATTCATGAACTTGGGCCAATGCAATGATGAAAGAATTTTGGTGCATTCTGAGCTGGGTGAGAGTTCAGAATTAAGTTTGCCATTTTCTTCACCTGATCATTTCTCACGGAGCCAAGGATTTTTCTCTGAATCATTATCCAAGGGTTCTGCAACCTGGCCAGAGGAAAAGCTTCCTTTGAGCTCACCGCGAATATCATCTAAACTGTGTAAATCCCATTACAAGTTTTTGAAGACATCTTTCCAGACTATGTATGGTTCTCATGCATGGGGTTCAGTAATTGTGACAGCTGGCTGGGATGGACGGATCAGATGGTTCCAGAATTACGGATTGCCAATTTGCATCTAA
- the LOC110615013 gene encoding myb-related protein 308 has translation MGRAPCCSKVGLHRGPWTPREDTLLIKYIQSRGEGNWRSLPKKAGLLRCGKSCRLRWMNYLRPDIKRGNITPDEDDLIIRMHSLLGNRWSLIAGRLPGRTDNEIKNYWNTHLSKRLRSQGTDPNTHKKLAETVQQQGKKKKKNNNNTSRNSKNKNNKAKVELEKAKVIHLPRPVRFSSLSLLRNDSFECNTSLSSCQGGEGEGEGGLSAEAVTENPWCSFKYDHDDGISFLVGDVDHDIVNGPDLGCVPASNANLEKLYEEYLQLLKTDDDHGKLDYSFAESLSL, from the exons ATGGGAAGGGCTCCCTGTTGCTCCAAGGTAGGGTTGCATAGAGGACCATGGACTCCTAGAGAAGACACATTGCTCATTAAATATATTCAATCTCGTGGAGAAGGCAACTGGAGGTCTTTGCCTAAGAAAGCTG GTTTGCTCAGATGTGGAAAAAGCTGTAGGCTAAGATGGATGAATTATCTAAGACCAGACATCAAGAGAGGGAACATCACTCCTGATGAGGATGATCTTATAATCAGAATGCATTCGCTGCTTGGAAATCGATGGTCTCTGATCGCCGGAAGGCTTCCAGGTCGAACTGATAATGAGATCAAGAATTATTGGAATACCCATCTAAGCAAGAGACTTAGAAGCCAAGGAACTGATCCTAATACTCATAAGAAATTGGCAGAGACAGTTCAACAacaagggaagaagaagaagaaaaataataataacacttccAGAAACAGTAAAAACAAGAATAATAAAGCCAAAGTAGAGCTTGAAAAGGCCAAGGTGATCCATCTCCCCAGGCCtgttaggttttcttctttatctttACTAAGAAATGACAGTTTTGAGTGCAATACTAGTTTGTCTTCATGCCAAGGAGGAGAGGGTGAGGGTGAGGGTGGTTTAAGTGCAGAAGCTGTCACTGAGAATCCTTGGTGTAGTTTCAAGTATGATCATGATGATGGGATTAGCTTTCTTGTTGGTGATGTTGATCATGATATCGTCAACGGCCCAGATCTTGGATGCGTACCTGCATCAAACGCAAATCTAGAGAAGCTGTATGAAGAGTATCTGCAGCTCCTGAAGACGGATGATGATCATGGAAAATTAGATTACTCTTTTGCAGAATCACTATCGCTATGA
- the LOC110615310 gene encoding WD repeat-containing protein 44 isoform X1: protein MESFSEEEDQFFEAREDIRSVSDSSSDCPENLDSDCGVVDSLPISTNYEVWIKSLGSIHERRNKFLRWMGLNFDETTRDDPGNPSSQETEVQTDRMTEHGGAVLRSSNFDDRFSSSHSSMSCCSSDTLDLLDGVLEENFMYRIRNLDDGTEFIVDEDGLSGRIRQVGSNRFLTVAEFERSLGLSPLVQTVMRREAEALSKFRAARKRVKRGWLRRLGVVACVVDRQVETGGMGEDEPYSVASARAQIVRVRSYKKRVKEFSALYMRQDFPAHEGSILTMKFSPDGQYLASAGEDGIVRVWQVMELERSNEFGTLDIDPSHVYFEINNLSELVPLRADKEKKGKLKNLLTSDLACVIFPQKVFQISEKPIHEFYGHCGEILDLSWSKNKHLLSSSTDKTVRLWKLGCNQCVEVFSHNNYVTCIQFNPTDDDSFISGSIDGKVRIWAIPGCQVIDWTDVTEIVTAVCYQPDGKGIVVGSMTGNCRFYDASDNRLQLCTKVCLQGKKKSPFKRITGFQSCHFALQFSPSDPTRLMVTSADSKVRILSGVDVICKYRGIHNAGSQISASFTPDGTHIISASEDSNVYVWNYSSQDLPVPHSKNNWACERFFSNNASVAIPWSGITCGNSFSSNIFGTMLSFMNLGQCNDERILVHSELGESSELSLPFSSPDHFSRSQGFFSESLSKGSATWPEEKLPLSSPRISSKLCKSHYKFLKTSFQTMYGSHAWGSVIVTAGWDGRIRWFQNYGLPICI from the exons ATGGAAAGTTTCAGTGAAGAAGAGGATCAGTTCTTTGAAGCCCGCGAGGACATTAGATCTGTATCTGATTCGAGCTCTGATTGCCCGGAGAATTTAGATTCTGATTGTGGGGTAGTTGATTCCTTGCCTATTAGTACTAATTATGAGGTTTGGATTAAGAGCCTGGGCAGCATTCATGAACGGCGCAATAAATTTCTCAGGTGGATGGGTTTGAATTTTGATGAGACCACGAGAGATGATCCTGGTAATCCATCTTCACAGGAAACAGAAGTTCAGACTGATAGAATGACAGAACATGGTGGGGCGGTTCTAAGATCATCAAATTTTGATGATAGGTTTTCATCAAGCCATTCTTCCATGTCATGTTGTTCAAGTGATACCTTAGACTTGTTAGATGGAGTGTTGGAGGAGAATTTCATGTATAGAATTAGAAACTTGGATGATGGGACAGAGTTTATTGTGGATGAAGATGGTTTGTCTGGGAGGATACGTCAAGTGGGATCGAATCGATTCCTTACAGTGGCAGAGTTTGAGAGGAGTCTAGGATTATCCCCTCTTGTTCAGACAGTGATGCGGAGAGAAGCTGAAGCGTTGTCTAAATTTAGGGCAGCAAGAAAGCGGGTGAAGAGAGGATGGTTGAGGAGATTAGGTGTTGTTGCTTGTGTTGTTGATAGGCAAGTTGAAACTGGAGGTATGGGAGAGGATGAACCCTATTCTGTTGCAAGTGCTAGGGCTCAAATTGTCAGAGTTCGGTCATATAAGAAGCGGGTCAAGGAATTTTCTGCTCTTTATATGAGACAAGATTTTCCGGCCCATGAAGGCTCTATTTTGACAATGAAGTTCAGTCCTGATGGCCAGTACCTTGCAAGTGCTGGTGAAGATGGAATTGTGCGTGTATGGCAGGTGATGGAGTTAGAGAGATCCAATGAGTTTGGCACACTTGATATTGATCCTTCGCATGTATATTTCGAAATTAATAATCTTTCTGAATTAGTTCCTCTTCGTGCTGATAAAGAGAAAAAGGGGAAACTCAAGAATCTGCTAACATCAGACTTGGCTTGTGTTATCTTTCCTCAAAAAGTATTCCAAATATCAGAGAAACCAATCCATGAATTTTATGGGCATTGTGGAGAGATCTTGGACCTCTCCTGGTCAAAGAATAAG CATCTCCTGTCATCTTCTACGGATAAGACTGTTCGGTTGTGGAAATTGGGCTGTAATCAATGTGTGGAAGTCTTTTCCCACAATAACTATG TTACATGCATTCAGTTTAATCCCACGGATGATGATTCATTCATCAGCGGTTCCATAGATGGGAAAGTACGCATCTGGGCAATTCCTGGTTGCCAAGTTATTGACTGGACTGATGTTACAGAAATTGTTACAGCTGTTTGTTATCAACCTGATGGAAAG GGTATAGTAGTTGGCTCCATGACTGGCAATTGTCGGTTTTATGATGCTTCTG ATAATCGTCTGCAGCTGTGTACGAAAGTGTGCTTACAGGGTAAAAAGAAGTCGCCATTCAAGAGGATAACTGGCTTTCAG AGTTGCCATTTTGCCCTGCAGTTTTCCCCTAGTGACCCAACCAGATTAATGGTTACTTCTGCTGATTCAAAAGTCCGTATCCTCAGTGGGGTTGATGTGATATGCAAATATCGAG GGATACATAATGCAGGAAGTCAGATATCTGCGTCTTTTACACCAGATGGCACACACATTATTTCAGCAAGTGAGGATTCTAACGTCTATGTCTGGAACTATAGTAGCCAGGATTTGCCTGTTCCTCATTCAAAGAACAATTGGGCATGTGAGCGGTTCTTCTCAAATAATGCATCAGTTGCTATACCCTGGTCTGGAATCACGTGTGGGAATTCTTTTTCCTCAAATATATTTGGGACAATGTTGTCATTCATGAACTTGGGCCAATGCAATGATGAAAGAATTTTGGTGCATTCTGAGCTGGGTGAGAGTTCAGAATTAAGTTTGCCATTTTCTTCACCTGATCATTTCTCACGGAGCCAAGGATTTTTCTCTGAATCATTATCCAAGGGTTCTGCAACCTGGCCAGAGGAAAAGCTTCCTTTGAGCTCACCGCGAATATCATCTAAACTGTGTAAATCCCATTACAAGTTTTTGAAGACATCTTTCCAGACTATGTATGGTTCTCATGCATGGGGTTCAGTAATTGTGACAGCTGGCTGGGATGGACGGATCAGATGGTTCCAGAATTACGGATTGCCAATTTGCATCTAA
- the LOC110614773 gene encoding pyridoxine/pyridoxamine 5'-phosphate oxidase 2 produces the protein MGTTTPWKQLLLRALESNSHLKHSSFFQFATVGSDGRPSNRTVVFRGFAENSDKIQINTDSRTRKIEELKQCPFAEICWYFTDSWEQFRINGKVDIIDGLNPDPAKHEIREKSWYASSLKSRMQYLGPNPGLPCLNEQPSHDFFLDPSSGPVATFCLLLLDPEQVDYLNLKSNQRIMFTLMRNVNGEHYWNSERTNP, from the exons ATGGGAACAACAACTCCATGGAAGCAGCTTCTGCTACGTGCATTAGAGTCCAATTCCCACCTCAAGCACTCTTCCTTCTTTCAATTT GCAACAGTTGGATCTGATGGGAGACCTTCCAATCGCACTGTAGTTTTCAG AGGATTTGCAGAGAACAGCGATAAGATCCAAATCAACACAGATTCTAGAACTCGTAAG ATTGAAGAACTTAAGCAATGTCCATTTGCTGAG atATGTTGGTATTTTACTGACTCTTGGGAGCAATTCCGGATCAATGGAAAAGTAGACATTATTGATGGGTTGAATCCTGATCCTGCAAAGCATGAG ATAAGAGAAAAATCATGGTACGCCAGTTCTTTAAAGTCAAGGATGCAATACCTGGGTCCTAATCCTGGACTTCCTTGTCTAAATGAGCAACCTTCCCATGATTTCTTTCTGGATCCTTCTTCAGGCCCAGTTGCCACATTTTGTCTGCTACTTTTAGATCCAGAGCAG GTTGATTACCTGAATCTGAAGAGTAACCAGAGGATAATGTTTACCTTAATGAGAAATGTCAACGGAGAACATTACTGGAATTCAGAGAGGACCAATCCATAA
- the LOC110615310 gene encoding WD repeat-containing protein 44 isoform X4 — translation MESFSEEEDQFFEAREDIRSVSDSSSDCPENLDSDCGVVDSLPISTNYEVWIKSLGSIHERRNKFLRWMGLNFDETTRDDPGNPSSQETEVQTDRMTEHGGAVLRSSNFDDRFSSSHSSMSCCSSDTLDLLDGVLEENFMYRIRNLDDGTEFIVDEDGLSGRIRQVGSNRFLTVAEFERSLGLSPLVQTVMRREAEALSKFRAARKRVKRGWLRRLGVVACVVDRQVETGGMGEDEPYSVASARAQIVRVRSYKKRVKEFSALYMRQDFPAHEGSILTMKFSPDGQYLASAGEDGIVRVWQVMELERSNEFGTLDIDPSHVYFEINNLSELVPLRADKEKKGKLKNLLTSDLACVIFPQKVFQISEKPIHEFYGHCGEILDLSWSKNKHLLSSSTDKTVRLWKLGCNQCVEVFSHNNYDNRLQLCTKVCLQGKKKSPFKRITGFQFSPSDPTRLMVTSADSKVRILSGVDVICKYRGIHNAGSQISASFTPDGTHIISASEDSNVYVWNYSSQDLPVPHSKNNWACERFFSNNASVAIPWSGITCGNSFSSNIFGTMLSFMNLGQCNDERILVHSELGESSELSLPFSSPDHFSRSQGFFSESLSKGSATWPEEKLPLSSPRISSKLCKSHYKFLKTSFQTMYGSHAWGSVIVTAGWDGRIRWFQNYGLPICI, via the exons ATGGAAAGTTTCAGTGAAGAAGAGGATCAGTTCTTTGAAGCCCGCGAGGACATTAGATCTGTATCTGATTCGAGCTCTGATTGCCCGGAGAATTTAGATTCTGATTGTGGGGTAGTTGATTCCTTGCCTATTAGTACTAATTATGAGGTTTGGATTAAGAGCCTGGGCAGCATTCATGAACGGCGCAATAAATTTCTCAGGTGGATGGGTTTGAATTTTGATGAGACCACGAGAGATGATCCTGGTAATCCATCTTCACAGGAAACAGAAGTTCAGACTGATAGAATGACAGAACATGGTGGGGCGGTTCTAAGATCATCAAATTTTGATGATAGGTTTTCATCAAGCCATTCTTCCATGTCATGTTGTTCAAGTGATACCTTAGACTTGTTAGATGGAGTGTTGGAGGAGAATTTCATGTATAGAATTAGAAACTTGGATGATGGGACAGAGTTTATTGTGGATGAAGATGGTTTGTCTGGGAGGATACGTCAAGTGGGATCGAATCGATTCCTTACAGTGGCAGAGTTTGAGAGGAGTCTAGGATTATCCCCTCTTGTTCAGACAGTGATGCGGAGAGAAGCTGAAGCGTTGTCTAAATTTAGGGCAGCAAGAAAGCGGGTGAAGAGAGGATGGTTGAGGAGATTAGGTGTTGTTGCTTGTGTTGTTGATAGGCAAGTTGAAACTGGAGGTATGGGAGAGGATGAACCCTATTCTGTTGCAAGTGCTAGGGCTCAAATTGTCAGAGTTCGGTCATATAAGAAGCGGGTCAAGGAATTTTCTGCTCTTTATATGAGACAAGATTTTCCGGCCCATGAAGGCTCTATTTTGACAATGAAGTTCAGTCCTGATGGCCAGTACCTTGCAAGTGCTGGTGAAGATGGAATTGTGCGTGTATGGCAGGTGATGGAGTTAGAGAGATCCAATGAGTTTGGCACACTTGATATTGATCCTTCGCATGTATATTTCGAAATTAATAATCTTTCTGAATTAGTTCCTCTTCGTGCTGATAAAGAGAAAAAGGGGAAACTCAAGAATCTGCTAACATCAGACTTGGCTTGTGTTATCTTTCCTCAAAAAGTATTCCAAATATCAGAGAAACCAATCCATGAATTTTATGGGCATTGTGGAGAGATCTTGGACCTCTCCTGGTCAAAGAATAAG CATCTCCTGTCATCTTCTACGGATAAGACTGTTCGGTTGTGGAAATTGGGCTGTAATCAATGTGTGGAAGTCTTTTCCCACAATAACTATG ATAATCGTCTGCAGCTGTGTACGAAAGTGTGCTTACAGGGTAAAAAGAAGTCGCCATTCAAGAGGATAACTGGCTTTCAG TTTTCCCCTAGTGACCCAACCAGATTAATGGTTACTTCTGCTGATTCAAAAGTCCGTATCCTCAGTGGGGTTGATGTGATATGCAAATATCGAG GGATACATAATGCAGGAAGTCAGATATCTGCGTCTTTTACACCAGATGGCACACACATTATTTCAGCAAGTGAGGATTCTAACGTCTATGTCTGGAACTATAGTAGCCAGGATTTGCCTGTTCCTCATTCAAAGAACAATTGGGCATGTGAGCGGTTCTTCTCAAATAATGCATCAGTTGCTATACCCTGGTCTGGAATCACGTGTGGGAATTCTTTTTCCTCAAATATATTTGGGACAATGTTGTCATTCATGAACTTGGGCCAATGCAATGATGAAAGAATTTTGGTGCATTCTGAGCTGGGTGAGAGTTCAGAATTAAGTTTGCCATTTTCTTCACCTGATCATTTCTCACGGAGCCAAGGATTTTTCTCTGAATCATTATCCAAGGGTTCTGCAACCTGGCCAGAGGAAAAGCTTCCTTTGAGCTCACCGCGAATATCATCTAAACTGTGTAAATCCCATTACAAGTTTTTGAAGACATCTTTCCAGACTATGTATGGTTCTCATGCATGGGGTTCAGTAATTGTGACAGCTGGCTGGGATGGACGGATCAGATGGTTCCAGAATTACGGATTGCCAATTTGCATCTAA